One Cellulosimicrobium protaetiae genomic region harbors:
- a CDS encoding substrate-binding domain-containing protein, with translation MRRTRALLAGAAVATLFLTAACTTDTPTDSGEGGETSAEESPASEESGGADSEWFVQADYDRQLAQREIVPEGPADQPWLQAIEPEYVDTAEFASAEGGNTLCFSNASVSNPWRVTGWITMQQQVDVLTAEGVIGEFRVSDAADDDNKQISDIQAFVEAGDCDAIIISPSTTATLTPAVEAACESGKPVIVFDRGVNTDCMVTFIHPIGGYAYGADGAEFLVENLDPGSKVLALRILPGVDVLENRWAAADKIFSESELEVVGAEFTGGDGAKIKDIVTQYLQRGDVDGIWMDAGDGAVAAVEAFEDAGKPYPVFMGEDEMSFLRKWQDTDMTAIGAVYSNFQWRTPILAAQMIWAGEQVPSEWVLPQAPIEAEELDAYLEANKDMPSLHYAKFGGEDLPGFPEAWTDR, from the coding sequence ATGCGACGTACACGAGCACTCCTGGCCGGCGCGGCGGTGGCCACGCTGTTCCTCACGGCCGCCTGCACGACCGACACCCCCACCGACTCCGGCGAGGGCGGCGAGACCTCGGCCGAGGAGAGCCCCGCGAGCGAGGAGTCCGGCGGTGCCGACTCCGAGTGGTTCGTGCAGGCGGACTACGACCGTCAGCTCGCCCAGCGCGAGATCGTGCCCGAGGGCCCGGCCGACCAGCCGTGGCTGCAGGCCATCGAGCCGGAGTACGTGGACACGGCCGAGTTCGCGAGCGCGGAGGGTGGCAACACGCTGTGCTTCTCGAACGCGTCGGTGTCCAACCCGTGGCGCGTGACCGGCTGGATCACGATGCAGCAGCAGGTCGACGTGCTCACGGCGGAGGGCGTGATCGGCGAGTTCCGTGTCTCGGACGCGGCGGACGACGACAACAAGCAGATCTCCGACATCCAGGCGTTCGTCGAGGCGGGCGACTGCGACGCGATCATCATCTCGCCGTCGACGACGGCGACCCTGACGCCGGCGGTCGAGGCCGCGTGCGAGTCGGGCAAGCCGGTCATCGTGTTCGACCGCGGCGTGAACACCGACTGCATGGTCACGTTCATCCACCCGATCGGCGGCTACGCCTACGGCGCCGACGGCGCCGAGTTCCTCGTCGAGAACCTCGACCCGGGCTCGAAGGTCCTCGCGCTGCGCATCCTGCCCGGCGTGGACGTGCTGGAGAACCGCTGGGCCGCGGCCGACAAGATCTTCTCGGAGTCCGAGCTCGAGGTCGTGGGCGCGGAGTTCACCGGTGGTGACGGCGCGAAGATCAAGGACATCGTCACGCAGTACCTGCAGCGCGGCGACGTGGACGGTATCTGGATGGACGCGGGCGACGGGGCCGTCGCGGCGGTCGAGGCGTTCGAGGACGCCGGCAAGCCCTACCCGGTCTTCATGGGTGAGGACGAGATGAGCTTCCTGCGCAAGTGGCAGGACACGGACATGACCGCCATCGGCGCCGTGTACTCGAACTTCCAGTGGCGCACCCCGATCCTCGCGGCGCAGATGATCTGGGCCGGCGAGCAGGTGCCGTCGGAGTGGGTCCTGCCGCAGGCGCCGATCGAGGCCGAGGAGCTGGACGCGTACCTCGAGGCGAACAAGGACATGCCGTCCCTGCACTACGCGAAGTTCGGCGGCGAGGACCTGCCCGGGTTCCCCGAGGCATGGACCGACCGCTGA
- a CDS encoding GNAT family N-acetyltransferase gives MPDDRSPVPATVRVRSATADDAPALAGLAALTFPLACPPGTSPEAIAEHVASQLSPERFRAWAASAAHALLLVEPVREGVADAVGDVDGSGDGGALGAAGPLGYALLVRGEPDDPDVAAAVGPGEAVELSKIYVHPAAQGTGVAGVLMTAAAEAAARLGPGLPVWLGTNGLNARAQAFYRKHRFAVVGGRTYVVGGETHSDVVMALARS, from the coding sequence ATGCCCGACGACCGCTCCCCCGTCCCCGCGACCGTGCGCGTGCGCAGCGCGACGGCCGACGACGCCCCCGCCCTCGCCGGGCTGGCGGCCCTCACGTTCCCGCTCGCGTGCCCGCCGGGCACGTCGCCCGAGGCGATCGCCGAGCACGTCGCGTCGCAGCTCTCGCCCGAGCGGTTCCGGGCGTGGGCCGCGAGCGCCGCGCACGCGCTCCTGCTCGTCGAGCCGGTGCGGGAGGGCGTCGCGGACGCGGTCGGCGACGTCGACGGCAGCGGCGACGGCGGGGCGCTCGGCGCCGCGGGACCCCTCGGGTACGCGCTCCTCGTCCGCGGCGAGCCGGACGACCCCGACGTCGCGGCAGCGGTCGGTCCGGGCGAGGCGGTCGAGCTCTCGAAGATCTACGTGCACCCCGCGGCCCAGGGCACGGGCGTGGCGGGCGTGCTCATGACGGCGGCGGCCGAGGCGGCGGCGCGGCTCGGGCCCGGCCTCCCCGTGTGGCTCGGCACGAACGGGCTCAACGCGCGGGCGCAGGCGTTCTACCGCAAGCACCGGTTCGCCGTCGTCGGCGGGCGGACGTACGTGGTCGGCGGCGAGACGCACTCCGACGTCGTCATGGCGCTCGCGAGGAGCTGA
- a CDS encoding ThuA domain-containing protein translates to MTARRPRRARSVAALTIGALAFTLAPVTMASAADDPVPADEEHKVLIFTKTTQFRHTEAITQGTPVLEAAFAEVGIASDHTEDSTVFTDENLAQYDALVMFQTSGDPWNAEQKSALERYQQAGGGIVAIHNATDMRGSYTWWDDMIGALMPGHAATGNSPGLPGTVRVEDRTHPSTEHLDQRWTRADEWYNFSANVRGSAHVLATMDESTYDAGGNKMGYDHPISWCKPYDGGRAWMTGMGHFGAHYTQEPDFVQHIVGGVQWAAGLVEGDCGGTDWGSFEKIALDSNTSAPFGMDVAPDGRVFYTELVRGQIRVYDPRTQNTTTAITIPVYSGGEDGLLGIALDKDFATNGYLYQYYAPASSNDSDPANFFSRVSRFTVTSEGPGATVIDPASEKVLIEIPARRLPDEPGHTGGGLIVDHTTGDLYIGVGDDVNPHSEPSGGYAPLSERDGTFHDARETSANTNDLRGKVLRVHPEADGTYSIPEGNLFDEAADAGDKTLPEIYAMGFRNPFRFTIDPATGNLGVADYSPDNGSDNPNNRGPAGIAEWNLIKEPGFFGWPLCMGNNEPFRDVDYRTNPVTVGDFFDCDAPVNDSVRNTGLTELPAAQPADLWYGYQRSSVPGVINAGGGLAPMGGPFYQFDPELDSDTKFPEYYDGKPFFYEWARNKMYSIDLKDPGAAAGVTDVEKVNPFLPQEQFLAPIDSKFGPDGSMYVLDWGGGFGRDNPNSGLHRIDYLSGSRSPVSKPVATPDSGIAPLEVTFDGTASTDPEGEELTYAWDFDGDGTTDSTSAAPSHTYTENGVFDARLTVTDPAGKVGTATVPITVGNTRPEVDFGLPPTGSFFNFGDDITWDVSVTDAEDSPDGDTIDDEQVIIQPALGHDAHAHPSEPLHGRTGTVATSLGGGHGEDMNVFYVIDARYTDRGGEGDVPALTGSDTTLIFPKKREAEFHAASDGTTTVPSRDVEGGGSVITGSNGSWASYDPVSLYGVDALTLRVAAAAEGTIELRRDAADGELLGTAEIPQTGLGTFTDVTLDVTDPMEPFTLYVVFPGEGERRLNFIEADGKGVSGTTRPKVRVTSPEAGVRLEQGEMTVTAEADDTENTVTQVEFFVDGESIGVDESAPYEATWNPTADNYYEITAVATNDKGLYTRSRVVLAQVGDLFAGMKTFTNANGTFEQLAEGKYLITSGGANMWQGTNEYSTIYREQGADENWSATVKVNSQGNSNGGAKAGIFVRNDVTQTANSQGYAALGIRPANGFEWLRGNASGQLATSTAASSTSYPAWVRLVRDGDLYTAYWSKDGENFTQIGEPQALPGAASVQDVGLFVTAHSSSATSAVEFQDFVFDDDPQTEEPGEETPPQCLAKASDEFDGDALDPRWTVVRQAEGQPITVADGHAVLPVVQGDINEAVTGPISYLGQPAPAGAWTLETKLDVPLARHWQHAGLLVHVNDDEYTKLAFTKNQSGARFLEFQTETAGSRTWHGQTDVAADFPSTIHLRLVSDGSAITAAYSADGQAWTALAGSAPVKPDATFGVMAGGDTATANTVAKVDYVHVTGAEPDDGVREPSDEFEGDALDGCRWDAVVRYDGSKVAVADGELRITTQPGDINAGNNGDPRNFVLQNVPEGDWVVETRFKAPLVHRWQLAGLIAYGDDDNYVKADVLAKNAPGAALNLGAELVSEKGGQFGNGGNRQLELADSTESGYWYVRLEKVGTTYQGWVSDGGVNWTPLGAPVTNDAALTTVGLMAIGPEQETPVTVAFDWFRLTTESEPEPTVDVEATASARCLAGKAYLAVRATNADEAPVAITLTTPFGAKEFGAVEVGGNAYQSFASRATSFDAGTATVTATLGDVTTEIEVPYDALSCG, encoded by the coding sequence ATGACCGCACGACGCCCACGCAGGGCGAGGTCCGTCGCGGCTCTGACCATCGGAGCGCTCGCGTTCACGCTCGCGCCCGTCACGATGGCCAGCGCCGCCGACGATCCCGTCCCCGCGGACGAAGAGCACAAGGTGCTCATCTTCACCAAGACCACGCAGTTCCGGCACACCGAGGCGATCACGCAGGGCACCCCGGTGCTCGAGGCGGCGTTCGCCGAGGTCGGCATCGCGTCCGACCACACGGAGGACTCGACGGTCTTCACCGACGAGAACCTCGCCCAGTACGACGCCCTGGTCATGTTCCAGACCTCGGGCGACCCCTGGAACGCGGAGCAGAAGAGCGCGCTGGAGCGCTACCAGCAGGCGGGCGGCGGCATCGTCGCCATCCACAACGCCACCGACATGCGCGGCAGCTACACGTGGTGGGACGACATGATCGGGGCGCTCATGCCCGGTCACGCCGCCACGGGCAACAGCCCCGGCCTGCCCGGCACGGTCCGTGTGGAGGACCGCACGCACCCGTCGACCGAGCACCTGGACCAGCGCTGGACGCGCGCGGACGAGTGGTACAACTTCTCGGCCAACGTCCGCGGCAGCGCGCACGTGCTCGCGACGATGGACGAGTCCACGTACGACGCGGGCGGCAACAAGATGGGCTACGACCACCCGATCTCGTGGTGCAAGCCCTACGACGGCGGACGCGCCTGGATGACGGGGATGGGCCACTTCGGGGCGCACTACACCCAGGAGCCCGACTTCGTGCAGCACATCGTGGGCGGTGTGCAGTGGGCCGCCGGCCTGGTCGAGGGCGACTGCGGCGGCACCGACTGGGGCTCGTTCGAGAAGATCGCGCTCGACTCCAACACGAGCGCTCCCTTCGGCATGGACGTCGCGCCCGACGGCCGCGTCTTCTACACCGAGCTCGTGCGCGGGCAGATCCGCGTGTACGACCCGCGGACCCAGAACACGACGACCGCCATCACCATCCCGGTGTACTCGGGCGGTGAGGACGGCCTCCTCGGCATCGCGCTCGACAAGGACTTCGCGACGAACGGGTACCTGTACCAGTACTACGCGCCCGCGAGCTCGAACGACTCCGACCCGGCGAACTTCTTCAGCCGCGTCTCGCGCTTCACGGTCACCTCGGAGGGCCCGGGCGCGACGGTCATCGACCCCGCGTCGGAGAAGGTCCTCATCGAGATCCCCGCGCGCCGCCTGCCGGACGAGCCGGGGCACACGGGCGGCGGCCTCATCGTCGACCACACGACCGGTGACCTCTACATCGGTGTGGGCGACGACGTGAACCCGCACTCGGAGCCGTCGGGCGGCTACGCCCCGCTCTCCGAGCGGGACGGGACGTTCCACGACGCGCGCGAGACCTCGGCCAACACCAACGACCTGCGCGGGAAGGTGCTGCGCGTCCACCCCGAGGCGGACGGCACGTACTCGATCCCCGAGGGCAACCTCTTCGACGAGGCCGCGGACGCGGGCGACAAGACGCTCCCCGAGATCTACGCGATGGGCTTCCGCAACCCGTTCCGGTTCACGATCGACCCGGCCACGGGCAACCTCGGCGTGGCCGACTACTCGCCGGACAACGGGTCGGACAACCCGAACAACCGCGGCCCCGCGGGCATCGCCGAGTGGAACCTCATCAAGGAGCCGGGCTTCTTCGGCTGGCCCCTGTGCATGGGGAACAACGAGCCGTTCCGCGACGTCGACTACCGCACGAACCCGGTGACGGTCGGAGACTTCTTCGACTGCGACGCACCGGTCAACGACTCCGTGCGCAACACGGGCCTCACGGAGCTGCCGGCCGCCCAGCCGGCCGACCTCTGGTACGGCTACCAGCGCTCGTCCGTGCCCGGCGTCATCAACGCCGGCGGCGGTCTCGCGCCGATGGGCGGACCGTTCTACCAGTTCGACCCGGAGCTCGACTCCGACACGAAGTTCCCCGAGTACTACGACGGCAAGCCCTTCTTCTACGAGTGGGCGCGCAACAAGATGTACTCGATCGACCTCAAGGACCCGGGCGCCGCGGCCGGCGTGACGGACGTCGAGAAGGTCAACCCGTTCCTCCCGCAGGAGCAGTTCCTCGCGCCGATCGACTCCAAGTTCGGCCCCGACGGCTCGATGTACGTCCTCGACTGGGGCGGCGGCTTCGGCCGCGACAACCCGAACTCGGGCCTGCACCGCATCGACTACCTGTCGGGCTCGCGCTCGCCGGTGTCGAAGCCGGTCGCGACGCCGGACTCCGGCATCGCGCCGCTCGAGGTGACGTTCGACGGGACCGCGAGCACCGACCCCGAGGGCGAGGAGCTCACGTACGCGTGGGACTTCGACGGTGACGGCACGACGGACTCGACGTCCGCCGCGCCCAGCCACACCTACACCGAGAACGGCGTCTTCGACGCGCGCCTCACGGTGACCGACCCCGCCGGCAAGGTGGGGACGGCCACGGTCCCGATCACGGTGGGCAACACGCGGCCCGAGGTCGACTTCGGCCTGCCGCCCACCGGCTCGTTCTTCAACTTCGGTGACGACATCACGTGGGACGTGTCCGTGACGGACGCGGAGGACTCCCCGGACGGCGACACGATCGACGACGAGCAGGTCATCATCCAGCCGGCGCTGGGCCACGACGCGCACGCGCACCCGTCCGAGCCGCTGCACGGCCGCACGGGCACCGTCGCGACGAGCCTCGGCGGCGGCCACGGCGAGGACATGAACGTCTTCTACGTGATCGACGCGCGCTACACGGACCGCGGCGGCGAGGGCGACGTGCCCGCGCTGACCGGCTCGGACACCACGCTCATCTTCCCGAAGAAGCGCGAGGCCGAGTTCCACGCTGCGTCCGACGGCACCACGACGGTCCCCAGCCGGGACGTCGAGGGCGGCGGGTCCGTCATCACGGGGTCCAACGGGTCCTGGGCGTCCTACGACCCGGTGAGCCTCTACGGCGTCGACGCCCTGACCCTGCGGGTCGCGGCGGCGGCGGAGGGCACGATCGAGCTGCGTCGCGACGCCGCCGACGGCGAGCTCCTCGGGACCGCGGAGATCCCGCAGACCGGTCTCGGCACGTTCACGGACGTGACCCTCGACGTCACGGACCCCATGGAGCCGTTCACGCTCTACGTGGTCTTCCCCGGTGAGGGCGAGCGTCGCCTCAACTTCATCGAGGCCGACGGCAAGGGTGTCTCCGGCACGACCCGTCCGAAGGTGCGCGTCACGTCCCCGGAGGCGGGCGTCCGCCTCGAGCAGGGCGAGATGACGGTCACCGCGGAGGCGGACGACACGGAGAACACCGTGACCCAGGTCGAGTTCTTCGTCGACGGCGAGTCGATCGGCGTCGACGAGTCGGCCCCGTACGAGGCCACGTGGAACCCGACGGCGGACAACTACTACGAGATCACCGCCGTAGCGACGAACGACAAGGGCCTGTACACGCGCTCGCGCGTCGTCCTGGCCCAGGTCGGTGACCTCTTCGCGGGGATGAAGACCTTCACCAACGCGAACGGGACGTTCGAGCAGCTCGCCGAGGGCAAGTACCTCATCACGTCGGGCGGCGCGAACATGTGGCAGGGCACCAACGAGTACTCGACCATCTACCGCGAGCAGGGCGCCGACGAGAACTGGTCGGCGACCGTCAAGGTCAACAGCCAGGGCAACTCGAACGGGGGCGCCAAGGCGGGCATCTTCGTCCGCAACGACGTCACGCAGACGGCGAACTCCCAGGGCTACGCGGCCCTCGGCATCCGCCCGGCCAACGGGTTCGAGTGGCTCCGGGGCAACGCGAGCGGCCAGCTCGCGACGTCGACGGCCGCCAGCTCGACGAGCTACCCCGCGTGGGTGCGTCTCGTCCGGGACGGCGACCTCTACACGGCGTACTGGAGCAAGGACGGCGAGAACTTCACGCAGATCGGGGAGCCGCAGGCCCTCCCGGGTGCGGCGTCCGTGCAGGACGTGGGCCTCTTCGTCACCGCGCACAGCTCCTCGGCCACGAGCGCCGTCGAGTTCCAGGACTTCGTCTTCGACGACGACCCCCAGACCGAGGAGCCCGGCGAGGAGACCCCGCCGCAGTGCCTCGCGAAGGCGTCGGACGAGTTCGACGGCGACGCGCTCGACCCGCGGTGGACGGTCGTCCGCCAGGCCGAGGGCCAGCCGATCACCGTCGCCGACGGCCACGCCGTCCTGCCGGTCGTGCAGGGCGACATCAACGAGGCCGTGACCGGGCCGATCAGCTACCTCGGTCAGCCCGCCCCCGCCGGGGCGTGGACGCTCGAGACCAAGCTCGACGTCCCGCTCGCCCGGCACTGGCAGCACGCCGGCCTCCTGGTCCACGTGAACGACGACGAGTACACCAAGCTCGCGTTCACCAAGAACCAGAGCGGCGCCCGCTTCCTCGAGTTCCAGACCGAGACCGCCGGGTCCCGGACGTGGCACGGCCAGACGGACGTCGCGGCGGACTTCCCGTCGACGATCCACCTGCGCCTCGTCTCGGACGGGTCCGCGATCACGGCGGCGTACTCGGCCGACGGCCAGGCGTGGACGGCGCTCGCCGGCTCCGCGCCCGTCAAGCCCGACGCGACGTTCGGCGTCATGGCGGGCGGCGACACGGCGACCGCGAACACGGTCGCGAAGGTCGACTACGTCCACGTCACGGGTGCCGAGCCCGACGACGGCGTGCGCGAGCCGAGCGACGAGTTCGAGGGCGACGCCCTCGACGGCTGCCGCTGGGACGCGGTCGTGCGCTACGACGGGTCGAAGGTCGCCGTCGCCGACGGCGAGCTGCGCATCACGACCCAGCCGGGCGACATCAACGCCGGCAACAACGGCGACCCGCGCAACTTCGTCCTCCAGAACGTCCCGGAGGGTGACTGGGTCGTCGAGACGCGGTTCAAGGCGCCGCTCGTGCACCGGTGGCAGCTCGCGGGCCTCATCGCGTACGGCGACGACGACAACTACGTCAAGGCCGACGTGCTCGCGAAGAACGCACCGGGCGCGGCGCTGAACCTCGGCGCCGAGCTCGTCTCGGAGAAGGGCGGCCAGTTCGGCAACGGCGGCAACCGCCAGCTCGAGCTCGCCGACTCGACCGAGTCGGGCTACTGGTACGTGCGCCTCGAGAAGGTGGGGACCACGTACCAGGGCTGGGTCAGCGACGGCGGGGTGAACTGGACGCCGCTCGGCGCCCCGGTCACCAACGACGCAGCGCTGACCACGGTCGGCCTCATGGCCATCGGCCCGGAGCAGGAGACGCCGGTCACCGTGGCGTTCGACTGGTTCCGTCTCACGACGGAGTCCGAGCCGGAGCCCACGGTCGACGTCGAGGCCACCGCCTCCGCCCGCTGCCTCGCGGGCAAGGCGTACCTCGCGGTGCGCGCGACGAACGCCGACGAGGCGCCCGTCGCGATCACCCTGACCACGCCGTTCGGCGCCAAGGAGTTCGGCGCGGTCGAGGTGGGCGGCAACGCCTACCAGTCGTTCGCGTCGCGCGCGACGTCGTTCGACGCGGGAACGGCCACGGTCACGGCGACGCTCGGCGACGTCACGACCGAGATCGAGGTGCCGTACGACGCCCTGAGCTGCGGCTGA
- a CDS encoding LamB/YcsF family protein translates to MTRIDLNADLGEGFGRWTLADDEALLGLVTSANVACGFHAGDPTTMRTVTRDAVARGVRVGAHVSYRDLAGFGRRFMEVDPVELADDVLYQLAALDGLARLAGDRVRYVKPHGALYNAIVHHETQARAVVDAVRAYDPALPVVGLPGSAVLRLAEAVGLPTVREAFADRGYLPTGALVPRGRPGAVVHDREQVARRVVELVTVGTVVAADGSTLRVEADSVCVHSDTPGAVELLGAVRAALEGAGVEVRPFVDAGPAGRPPEGAVP, encoded by the coding sequence GTGACGCGCATCGACCTGAACGCCGACCTCGGCGAGGGCTTCGGCCGCTGGACCCTCGCCGACGACGAGGCGCTGCTCGGCCTCGTGACCAGCGCGAACGTCGCGTGCGGGTTCCACGCGGGCGACCCGACGACGATGCGGACCGTCACGCGGGACGCCGTCGCCCGGGGCGTGCGCGTCGGCGCGCACGTGAGCTACCGCGACCTCGCGGGCTTCGGGCGCCGGTTCATGGAGGTCGACCCCGTCGAGCTTGCCGACGACGTCCTCTACCAGCTCGCCGCGCTCGACGGCCTCGCCCGGCTCGCGGGCGACCGGGTGCGCTACGTCAAGCCGCACGGGGCCCTCTACAACGCGATCGTCCACCACGAGACGCAGGCTCGCGCGGTCGTCGACGCGGTCCGCGCCTACGACCCCGCCCTCCCCGTCGTCGGCCTGCCGGGTTCCGCGGTCCTGCGCCTCGCCGAGGCCGTCGGGCTCCCGACGGTGCGCGAGGCGTTCGCCGACCGCGGCTACCTCCCGACGGGCGCGCTGGTCCCGCGCGGGCGACCGGGCGCCGTCGTCCACGACCGCGAGCAGGTCGCCCGGCGCGTCGTGGAGCTCGTCACCGTGGGCACGGTGGTGGCCGCGGACGGCTCGACGCTCCGCGTCGAGGCCGACTCGGTGTGCGTCCACTCCGACACTCCGGGCGCCGTCGAGCTCCTGGGTGCCGTGCGCGCCGCCCTCGAGGGCGCCGGGGTCGAGGTGCGTCCGTTCGTCGACGCCGGACCAGCCGGGCGCCCGCCCGAGGGCGCGGTGCCGTGA
- a CDS encoding ABC transporter permease, with the protein MTTDTTRRTIPARAPRAGWLERLTAGGSWTVFALLVLVFAVILVMNPSFGEPMSLMAFVKKAAPLVILAIGQYFVIVSGEFDLSVGSLVGAQVVIAAKLMDGEDSMTWPVMALMILFGLAVGLVNGLVTTLLKVPSFITTLGMMLVLYGAIRLWTGGAPTGALTDGFRQWGRGGIPDTPGQFQVPFALMIVVVLGVLAALLMRRPFGRTLVATGDNDVAAGYAGGSVWWVRTRAFLLSGFMATVAAILIGGYAGVTAQVGQGLEFMAITAVVLGGVVLGGGRGTVIAAMAGALTLEALFTLFNQLSLPSTIRPAVQGVIIIAAVAYAALPRRSRRRAATPDAPPAAGPTTAPKEPAPANA; encoded by the coding sequence ATGACCACCGACACCACGCGCCGGACGATCCCGGCGCGCGCCCCGCGGGCCGGCTGGCTCGAGCGCCTCACGGCGGGCGGCAGCTGGACCGTGTTCGCCCTCCTCGTGCTCGTCTTCGCCGTCATCCTCGTGATGAACCCGTCGTTCGGCGAGCCCATGTCGCTCATGGCCTTCGTCAAGAAGGCGGCGCCGCTCGTCATCCTCGCGATCGGCCAGTACTTCGTCATCGTCTCGGGCGAGTTCGACCTCTCGGTCGGCTCCCTGGTCGGCGCCCAGGTCGTCATCGCGGCGAAGCTCATGGACGGCGAGGACTCGATGACCTGGCCCGTCATGGCGCTCATGATCCTCTTCGGCCTCGCCGTCGGTCTCGTCAACGGCCTCGTCACGACCCTGCTCAAGGTGCCGTCGTTCATCACGACGCTCGGCATGATGCTCGTGCTCTACGGTGCGATCCGGCTCTGGACCGGCGGCGCCCCGACCGGAGCGCTCACGGACGGCTTCCGCCAGTGGGGGCGCGGGGGTATCCCCGACACGCCCGGCCAGTTCCAGGTGCCGTTCGCCCTCATGATCGTGGTCGTGCTCGGCGTGCTCGCCGCGCTGCTCATGCGCCGCCCGTTCGGCCGCACCCTCGTCGCCACCGGTGACAACGACGTCGCGGCGGGCTACGCCGGCGGGTCCGTGTGGTGGGTGCGCACGCGTGCCTTCCTCCTCTCGGGCTTCATGGCGACCGTCGCCGCGATCCTCATCGGCGGGTACGCGGGCGTCACCGCCCAGGTGGGCCAGGGACTGGAGTTCATGGCGATCACCGCCGTCGTGCTCGGTGGCGTGGTGCTCGGCGGCGGCCGGGGGACCGTGATCGCCGCGATGGCCGGTGCGCTCACCCTCGAGGCGCTGTTCACGCTCTTCAACCAGCTCAGCCTCCCGTCGACCATCCGGCCGGCCGTGCAGGGTGTGATCATCATCGCGGCGGTCGCCTACGCAGCCCTGCCGCGACGGTCCCGCCGCCGCGCCGCGACCCCCGACGCCCCGCCTGCCGCGGGCCCGACCACCGCACCGAAGGAGCCCGCACCCGCCAACGCCTGA
- a CDS encoding sugar phosphate isomerase/epimerase family protein, with protein sequence MALPSPTPPLRHRALGVNTWVWTSPLTDDALRGIAPRVAGWGFDVLELPVENPGDWDPATAATVLADHGLRASVSLVMGEGRELVATDTATVRATQDYLRHVVDVARTVGAPVIGGPAYASVGRTWRLAPAEREAAYAELAENLAPVVEHAIAAGVVVGLEPLNRYETSLVNTVDQGLEVVRRLPAAGIGLMLDVYHMNIEETDLPAAIARAGERIAHVQVCGNDRGAPGTDHLDWPALLAALDATGYDGPLVIESFTAENATIATAASIWRPLAPTQDAIALDGLAYLKGLMPTPEHP encoded by the coding sequence GTGGCTCTTCCTTCCCCGACCCCGCCGCTGCGCCACCGCGCGCTCGGCGTCAACACCTGGGTCTGGACCTCCCCCCTCACCGACGACGCGCTGCGCGGCATCGCCCCGCGCGTCGCCGGGTGGGGGTTCGACGTGCTCGAGCTGCCCGTGGAGAACCCGGGCGACTGGGACCCCGCGACGGCCGCGACCGTCCTCGCCGACCACGGGCTCCGCGCGAGCGTGTCGCTCGTCATGGGGGAGGGCCGCGAGCTCGTCGCGACCGACACCGCGACGGTCCGCGCGACGCAGGACTACCTGCGGCACGTCGTCGACGTGGCCCGCACCGTGGGCGCGCCCGTCATCGGCGGCCCGGCGTACGCGTCGGTCGGGCGCACGTGGCGCCTCGCCCCGGCAGAGCGCGAGGCGGCGTACGCGGAGCTCGCCGAGAACCTCGCACCGGTCGTCGAGCACGCGATCGCCGCGGGCGTCGTCGTCGGGCTCGAGCCGCTGAACCGCTACGAGACGAGCCTCGTCAACACGGTCGACCAGGGCCTGGAGGTCGTGCGGCGCCTGCCCGCGGCAGGCATCGGGCTCATGCTCGACGTCTACCACATGAACATCGAGGAGACGGACCTGCCCGCGGCGATCGCCCGGGCGGGCGAGCGCATCGCGCACGTCCAGGTGTGCGGCAACGACCGTGGCGCACCCGGCACGGACCACCTCGACTGGCCCGCCCTCCTCGCGGCGCTCGACGCGACCGGCTACGACGGACCGCTCGTCATCGAGTCCTTCACGGCCGAGAACGCGACGATCGCCACGGCGGCCTCGATCTGGCGGCCGCTGGCACCGACCCAGGACGCCATCGCCCTCGATGGCCTCGCCTACCTGAAGGGACTGATGCCCACGCCGGAGCACCCGTAG